A region of Rhodospirillales bacterium DNA encodes the following proteins:
- a CDS encoding cytochrome b/b6 domain-containing protein, with the protein MPSILKFLRAYHAVLAILVVLAYATGETGRIHAWLGYGVAGAIVLRLVAAATGLRHLGLSRFYPIFDGLKLGNAMTHPAISRTLLAAIAACLIGVTASGIAMDRGRAIGVATINAPAPPEAGGGERGSSGSGRRRDADRGGGVLDELHEWFANLLVLLVGAHVAYLLLFKRPLARFMLFIDKPRS; encoded by the coding sequence ATGCCGTCGATCTTGAAGTTCCTTCGCGCCTACCACGCGGTCCTCGCGATACTCGTCGTTCTGGCCTACGCCACCGGCGAGACCGGCCGGATACACGCTTGGCTTGGCTATGGGGTGGCCGGCGCGATCGTGTTGCGGCTCGTCGCGGCGGCGACGGGGCTGCGTCACCTTGGACTGTCTCGCTTCTATCCGATCTTCGACGGCCTCAAGCTCGGCAACGCGATGACCCACCCGGCGATCAGCCGCACGCTGCTCGCGGCCATCGCGGCCTGCCTGATCGGAGTGACCGCGAGCGGGATCGCGATGGACCGCGGGCGGGCGATCGGCGTGGCCACGATCAACGCGCCCGCGCCGCCCGAGGCCGGCGGAGGCGAACGTGGATCGAGCGGCTCCGGGCGCCGCCGCGATGCGGATCGGGGTGGCGGGGTTCTCGACGAGCTGCACGAGTGGTTCGCGAATCTGCTGGTGCTCCTGGTCGGCGCGCACGTCGCCTATCTGCTTCTATTCAAGCGCCCTCTCGCCCGCTTCATGCTGTTCATCGACAAGCCGCGCTCGTAG
- a CDS encoding serine hydrolase has product MTDTRARIWIPLVAAALTCCGLSIARAAPDEELLGKGLGYPVGTRATWFADEKVRVGSFSQLDSILPHNTLARAEAPRPLPAAAETPAYVYAGRTIDDFLARRRITGLMVIKDGVVQIERYQYDRTPAHRFLSNSMAKSITSIAVGIALQEGLIKSLDDNAAVYVPELAGAPYGETPIRALLRMSSGVKFSERYDGNDDLMKYVLRQHREGTFAALRGFSTRDLPPGQRFQYASVETIALGLVVRGATGRTLSDYVAEKLWRPMGAEADATWTVDPGRVEYAWGNFNATLRDWGRLAILLADDGARDDRQIIPRDYLREATDFTRHPAAFAPRTATPYFGYGYQFWTYPTKVRRFALLGVFGQSIFVDPQLRLALVITAAQREANSSTDGFGAERDQLWRALVQHHGGSW; this is encoded by the coding sequence ATGACCGACACCCGCGCGCGGATCTGGATTCCCCTCGTCGCCGCCGCGCTGACATGTTGCGGGCTTTCGATAGCGCGCGCGGCGCCGGACGAGGAGCTGCTGGGCAAGGGGCTCGGCTATCCCGTCGGCACGCGCGCCACGTGGTTCGCCGACGAGAAGGTGCGGGTCGGCTCGTTCAGCCAGCTCGACAGCATCCTGCCGCACAACACGCTGGCGCGCGCAGAGGCGCCGCGGCCGCTGCCCGCCGCCGCCGAGACGCCGGCCTACGTCTACGCCGGCCGCACGATCGACGATTTCCTCGCGCGGCGGCGGATCACCGGGCTGATGGTGATCAAGGACGGCGTCGTCCAGATCGAGCGCTACCAGTACGACCGCACGCCGGCGCACCGGTTCCTGTCGAACTCGATGGCCAAGTCGATCACCTCGATCGCGGTCGGCATCGCGCTCCAGGAAGGACTGATCAAGTCGCTGGACGACAACGCCGCCGTCTACGTCCCCGAGCTGGCCGGCGCGCCCTACGGCGAGACGCCGATCCGGGCGCTCTTGCGCATGTCGTCGGGCGTCAAGTTCAGCGAGCGCTATGACGGCAACGACGACCTCATGAAATACGTGTTGCGCCAGCACCGCGAGGGGACATTCGCGGCGTTGCGCGGCTTCTCGACCCGCGACCTGCCGCCGGGGCAGCGCTTCCAGTACGCCTCGGTCGAGACCATCGCGCTCGGCCTCGTGGTGCGCGGCGCGACCGGGCGGACGCTGTCGGACTATGTCGCGGAGAAGCTGTGGCGGCCGATGGGCGCCGAGGCCGACGCCACGTGGACGGTCGACCCCGGTCGCGTCGAGTACGCCTGGGGCAATTTCAACGCCACGCTGCGCGACTGGGGACGGCTGGCGATCCTGCTGGCCGACGACGGCGCCCGCGACGACCGCCAGATCATCCCGCGCGACTACCTGCGGGAGGCGACTGATTTCACCCGGCATCCCGCCGCCTTCGCACCCCGGACCGCGACGCCCTACTTCGGGTACGGCTACCAGTTCTGGACGTACCCCACGAAGGTCCGGCGCTTCGCCCTGCTGGGCGTGTTCGGGCAGTCGATCTTCGTCGATCCGCAGCTACGGCTGGCGCTGGTGATCACGGCGGCGCAGCGCGAGGCGAACAGCTCGACCGACGGCTTCGGCGCCGAGCGCGACCAGCTCTGGCGCGCGCTGGTGCAGCACCACGGCGGGAGCTGGTGA